One region of bacterium genomic DNA includes:
- a CDS encoding response regulator transcription factor, giving the protein MAHGNNRGKETRIVVVHVNKMFRELLARRLSELGEFRVVSEAGSVKDARSVIADARPDIVLIGFSLPDGSGTDAAQELAKEYPEAKWIILASRLRVDNLAQAISVGVSGCVFETCSLEELVSSLREVADGGYAFDISVLVDAVRECARCGIPHDISECYQSISNLSPREQEILDLVSKGLTNKEIATAAYLSINTVKTHLRRIYQELGVNSRREIARSMNAQMH; this is encoded by the coding sequence ATGGCTCATGGAAATAATCGTGGAAAAGAAACTCGTATTGTTGTTGTTCATGTCAACAAGATGTTTCGAGAACTACTGGCTCGTCGTCTTTCTGAGCTAGGTGAGTTCAGGGTAGTAAGTGAGGCCGGCTCTGTCAAGGATGCAAGGTCGGTTATTGCTGATGCCAGGCCAGATATTGTGCTTATAGGATTTTCACTTCCTGACGGGTCGGGAACCGATGCGGCGCAGGAACTGGCTAAGGAATATCCTGAAGCAAAGTGGATTATTCTAGCTTCTCGGCTAAGGGTAGACAATCTGGCGCAGGCAATCAGCGTAGGCGTAAGTGGTTGTGTGTTTGAAACGTGTTCTCTTGAAGAGCTTGTTTCTTCTTTAAGAGAAGTGGCTGATGGCGGCTATGCGTTTGACATCAGTGTGCTTGTCGATGCAGTGCGTGAGTGTGCACGATGTGGAATTCCCCACGATATTTCTGAATGCTATCAGTCGATATCAAATCTATCCCCAAGAGAGCAAGAGATACTCGATCTCGTCAGCAAAGGACTCACAAACAAAGAAATTGCCACTGCTGCATATTTGAGTATCAACACAGTAAAGACCCACTTGCGCCGGATATACCAGGAACTCGGTGTTAATTCTCGAAGAGAAATTGCGCGCAGTATGAATGCGCAGATGCACTAG
- a CDS encoding Ig-like domain-containing protein, translated as MMQVKCILTLIVVFALSTVSADAAINDYTMRLRAQPQAIVADSFSATTITADVRDSDGDAVPDGTLVEFTTSLGVIENSAQTTSGIARVRLQSDTTIGTALISAVASNGRAIAKISVDFLAPGTEMFNESFISVSSSKYLGYDISSKKVDAAGGVTICHRGLSITAQEAQIDAKNNILRARACLGGDNIVIKRGDKQIAASILYYSFDKMSGVLITPAEDGAHRLLFRGRDMFTEPDTKPDEKIKFDFEPVAESNMFVRARSLIIRPGEEVKIKRANFYLEGDKVLSVPLHVLSLSDRSAGMGQMLTYGTDGLQMDLPIYYSLTPNGTGSVRLRHSESTEYNYSNAGWQLDLDQEYTSDGSTEGKFEVSRITSGDWGLSWSNRREFNNDSRLYTYFDFPSHKNLYGTVDYSRSLGNYNFSWNLRGNMLRNNDDRYYSTAYIQSRAKPMMGGALSYSFTTRLTYNSAISSDSGEKIGRGLGLQLYGKPIKFGQGTLNTSLTTLRSWGGSSPGTSIYASAGYSRNLRNIGSFGLNYSYSFADSTSGYNAQRLSSNLSLRPSQLWSSNINLTYGLDDSTISAFGDFGYTIRPTWRLSVQSLFQKFASSDSTDSNYSDFEISLAKALGRQQAQIIWSQSRRRFRVEFSALSF; from the coding sequence ATGATGCAAGTTAAGTGTATTCTGACCTTAATAGTTGTGTTTGCCCTGAGCACTGTGTCTGCGGATGCCGCCATCAATGACTACACTATGCGACTCCGCGCCCAGCCTCAGGCGATAGTTGCCGACTCTTTCAGCGCGACCACAATCACCGCCGACGTGAGAGATTCAGACGGTGACGCAGTCCCGGATGGCACGCTTGTGGAGTTCACAACAAGTCTGGGTGTCATAGAAAACAGTGCCCAGACCACTTCAGGGATAGCGCGTGTACGGCTTCAGAGCGACACGACTATTGGCACGGCGTTAATATCCGCAGTAGCTTCAAATGGCAGAGCCATAGCCAAGATCAGTGTTGATTTTCTTGCGCCGGGCACTGAGATGTTCAACGAGTCTTTTATATCTGTATCAAGCAGCAAGTATCTTGGTTATGATATCAGTTCCAAAAAGGTGGATGCCGCAGGTGGGGTCACAATATGCCACAGAGGTCTGAGTATCACTGCCCAAGAGGCGCAGATAGATGCAAAGAACAACATTCTCCGTGCGCGTGCCTGCTTAGGCGGAGATAACATAGTCATCAAACGCGGTGATAAGCAGATAGCTGCGAGTATCTTGTATTACAGTTTTGATAAGATGAGCGGTGTGCTGATCACTCCGGCTGAAGACGGGGCTCACAGGCTGCTCTTTCGTGGACGGGATATGTTTACCGAACCGGATACAAAGCCTGATGAAAAGATAAAATTTGATTTTGAGCCTGTCGCGGAATCAAATATGTTTGTTCGTGCGCGCAGTCTAATTATCCGCCCGGGCGAAGAGGTAAAGATAAAGCGCGCCAACTTCTATCTTGAAGGCGATAAGGTTCTGAGTGTTCCTCTTCATGTTCTTTCATTAAGCGACCGAAGTGCTGGAATGGGCCAGATGCTCACTTATGGCACCGATGGTCTACAGATGGATTTGCCGATATACTATTCTTTAACCCCCAACGGCACAGGTTCGGTCAGACTGCGCCACAGTGAATCGACCGAGTATAACTATTCCAATGCCGGCTGGCAGCTCGATCTCGATCAGGAATATACCTCAGATGGATCGACTGAAGGCAAGTTTGAAGTGAGTCGAATAACCTCTGGTGATTGGGGATTGTCCTGGAGTAACAGAAGGGAATTCAACAACGATTCTCGCCTATACACTTATTTTGATTTTCCTTCTCACAAAAATCTCTATGGGACGGTCGACTACAGCCGGTCGCTTGGCAACTACAATTTCTCGTGGAATCTGCGTGGAAATATGTTACGCAACAACGACGATAGATATTATTCGACAGCGTACATTCAGTCACGTGCAAAGCCTATGATGGGCGGTGCGCTGTCTTATTCATTCACCACCAGACTGACATATAACAGCGCCATTAGCTCTGACTCGGGGGAAAAAATAGGCAGAGGTTTAGGGCTGCAGCTTTACGGCAAGCCTATTAAGTTCGGACAAGGTACGCTCAACACTTCACTAACCACCCTTCGCAGTTGGGGAGGTTCATCTCCCGGCACATCTATCTATGCAAGCGCCGGATATTCTCGGAATCTGCGTAATATAGGTTCATTCGGTCTCAACTACTCATATTCGTTTGCTGATTCCACAAGCGGTTATAATGCTCAGAGGCTCAGCTCAAACTTAAGTTTACGGCCATCTCAACTATGGAGTTCGAATATCAATCTGACTTACGGTCTTGATGATTCAACCATTAGTGCGTTTGGGGACTTTGGTTACACCATCCGTCCAACCTGGAGGTTGAGCGTACAAAGCCTATTCCAGAAGTTTGCCAGTTCCGATTCCACCGATTCCAATTACTCCGATTTCGAGATATCTCTTGCAAAAGCTCTTGGCAGGCAGCAAGCGCAAATCATCTGGTCACAGTCGCGCAGACGCTTCCGGGTAGAGTTTTCTGCGCTGAGTTTTTAG